The Sylvia atricapilla isolate bSylAtr1 chromosome 3, bSylAtr1.pri, whole genome shotgun sequence genome has a window encoding:
- the PPP1CB gene encoding serine/threonine-protein phosphatase PP1-beta catalytic subunit translates to MADGELNVDSLITRLLEVRGCRPGKIVQMTEAEVRGLCIKSREIFLSQPILLELEAPLKICGDIHGQYTDLLRLFEYGGFPPEANYLFLGDYVDRGKQSLETICLLLAYKIKYPENFFLLRGNHECASINRIYGFYDECKRRFNIKLWKTFTDCFNCLPIAAIVDEKIFCCHGGLSPDLQSMEQIRRIMRPTDVPDTGLLCDLLWSDPDKDVQGWGENDRGVSFTFGADVVSKFLNRHDLDLICRAHQVVEDGYEFFAKRQLVTLFSAPNYCGEFDNAGGMMSVDETLMCSFQILKPSEKKAKYQYGGLNSGRPVTPPRTANPPKKR, encoded by the exons ATGGCGGACGGGGAGCTGAACGTGGACAGCCTCATCACCCGGCTGCTGGAAG TAAGAGGATGTCGTCCTGGGAAGATTGTTCAGATGACTGAAGCAGAAGTTCGGGGCTTGTGCATAAAGTCACGGGAAATATTTCTTAGCCAGCCTATTCTTCTGGAACTAGAGGCGCCTCTGAAAATTTGTG GTGACATCCATGGTCAGTATACAGACTTGCTTCGATTATTTGAATATGGAGGATTCCCACCAGAAGCGAATTATCTTTTCCTTGGAGATTATGTAGACAGAGGCAAACAGTCTCTGGAAACAATTTGCCTATTACTGGCATATAAAATCAAGTACCCGGAAAACTTCTTTCTCCTAAGAGGAAATCATGAGTGTGCTAGCATCAATCGAATCTATGGATTTTATGATGAAT GCAAGCGGAGATTTAACATTAAACTGTGGAAGACCTTCACAGACTGTTTTAACTGTCTGCCTATTGCAGCCATTGTGGATGAGAAGATCTTCTGTTGTCATGGAG GACTGTCTCCAGATCTCCAGTCAATGGAGCAGATCCGGAGAATTATGAGACCTACAGATGTTCCTGACACAG GTTTGCTCTGTGACCTGCTGTGGTCTGATCCAGACAAAGATGTGCAGGGTTGGGGTGAAAATGATCGTGGAGTCTCTTTCACTTTTGGTGCTGATGTGGTCAGTAAATTTCTGAATCGTCATGATCTGGATTTGATCTGTCGAGCTCATCAG GTGGTTGAAGATGGGTATGAGTTCTTTGCTAAACGGCAGTTGGTCACCCTATTCTCAGCTCCAAATTATTGTGGAGAGTTTGACAATGCAGGGGGCATGATGAGTGTGGATGAAACTCTGATGTGTTCCTTCCAG aTATTGAAACCATCTGAAAAGAAAGCCAAGTACCAGTATGGTGGACTGAATTCTGGGCGTCCAGTCACTCCACCTCGCACAGCTAATCCACCGAAGAAGAggtga